Proteins found in one Coffea eugenioides isolate CCC68of chromosome 5, Ceug_1.0, whole genome shotgun sequence genomic segment:
- the LOC113770437 gene encoding uncharacterized protein LOC113770437 translates to MGTEQTKDSVKELDWKNIGESVSNEPGSEQVAKKRLPKRIRQIPDYYFLPRRPLPSAIAFYGAWIAAGIGAGMLAEVWINKKIKEDGGVIWEFGK, encoded by the exons ATGGGCACAGAACAGACCAAAGACTCTGTTAAAGAGTTAGACTGGAAAAATATAGGGGAATCAGTGTCTAATGAGCCAGGTAGCGAACAGGTAGCAAAGAAACGTCTCCCAAAAAGGATCAGGCAGATTCCAGATTATTATTTCCTTCCTCGAAGACCCCTCCCATCTGCCATTGCATTCTATGGTGCATGGATTGCTGCTGGAATTGGTGCTGGTATGCTAGCAGAAGTATGGATAAATAAGAAGATCAAAG AGGATGGAGGTGTAATCTGGGAGTTTGGCAAATGA
- the LOC113770436 gene encoding uncharacterized protein LOC113770436, translated as MAKIFGIFACFLIVALDVTAGILGIKAEAAQNQQKHLRVFIFECKEPSHDAFLLGLAAASLLAIAHILANLLGGCSICTTHDVQKASPSRQISLACLLFTWIILAVALSMLVIGIMSNRKSRASCGFTHHHFLSIGGILCMVHGLFSVAYYVTTTAANP; from the exons ATGGCCAAAATATTTGGCATATTTGCTTGTTTTCTGATTGTGGCTTTGGATGTTACAGCAGGGATTCTTGGTATCAAAGCAGAAGCAGCTCAAAACCAG CAAAAGCATTTGAGGGTTTTCATATTTGAGTGCAAAGAGCCAAGCCATGATGCCTTTCTTCTGGGATTGGCTGCAGCATCCCTTCTTGCAATAGCTCATATACTTGCAAACCTGCTTGGAGGATGCAGTATTTGCACTACACATGATGTTCAGAAAGCATCCCCCAGTAGGCAAATCTCTCTAGCATGCCTGCTATTCACATG GATCATACTGGCTGTCGCCTTGTCTATGTTGGTGATTGGAATAATGTCAAACAGGAAGTCAAGAGCCTCTTGTGGTTTCACACACCACCATTTTCTGTCTATTGGAGGAATCTTGTGCATGGTTCATGGCCTATTTTCTGTTGCCTACTATGTTACAACCACCGCAGCAAATCCATAG
- the LOC113771682 gene encoding transcription factor HEC1, whose product MERKFPGGGQLRGYSAGVNAPAMLGLEEAYLNGYFSDLSFQSILQPPCHYDNQSLQQPAVETPAFSQATYGYYIQDVPESSTSTFSEPNPTTYQFLNREELKTPKHEVLDTQDFAFQLLKLNETTPSPAVSPPEPLINFFSTCSSSMDDLSSNSSGGAGQFVYQTGSLSDIMNVQVQQLTESSSSSSRFPTHRVDPGKRYVPYNLSPKPDRKRIRQKISEKTRCLQRVLPWDKKMDMGTMLEEAYKYVKFLQAQISVLQTMPEKSSTAAISSSGGKSKNPSYDVSSSGVGENNVAWGDLGKLNRQQLLEVVVNSRVAQTALYSRGCCVYSTEQLVLLKKMAEKKTLSEQVLFASPLLFS is encoded by the coding sequence atggagagaaaatttcCCGGCGGAGGACAACTACGGGGCTACTCGGCCGGAGTTAATGCTCCGGCGATGCTGGGACTTGAAGAAGCGTATCTCAACGGTTACTTTTCCGACCTGAGTTTTCAGTCTATTCTCCAACCTCCCTGTCATTACGACAATCAATCTCTGCAGCAGCCGGCTGTGGAGACTCCTGCTTTTTCTCAGGCGACGTACGGCTACTATATCCAGGATGTTCCGGAGAGTAgtactagtactttttctgagCCAAATCCTACGACCTACCAGTTTCTGAACCGGGAGGAGCTTAAAACTCCTAAACATGAAGTCTTGGACACCCAAGACTTCGCCTTCCAGCTGCTCAAACTCAACGAAACGACTCCAAGCCCAGCAGTTTCACCGCCGGAGCCTCTCATCAACTTCTTCTCCACCTGCTCCTCTTCCATGGATGACCTGAGCAGCAACAGCAGCGGAGGTGCTGGTCAATTCGTATATCAAACCGGTTCTCTAAGCGACATCATGAATGTCCAAGTCCAACAGCTCACTGAGTCGTCATCGTCCTCCTCCAGATTTCCAACTCACCGAGTCGACCCAGGGAAACGGTACGTCCCGTACAATTTGTCGCCGAAACCGGACAGGAAGCGAATCAGGCAGAAGATCAGCGAGAAGACTCGTTGTTTACAGCGAGTTTTGCCCTGGGACAAGAAAATGGACATGGGAACAATGCTTGAAGAAGCCTACAAGTACGTCAAGTTCCTCCAGGCACAAATTAGCGTCCTCCAAACCATGCCGGAGAAAAGTTCTACGGCTGCTATTTCTTCTTCAGGAGGAAAGAGCAAAAACCCTAGCTATGACGTCAGCAGCAGTGGTGTCGGCGAAAACAATGTTGCGTGGGGAGATCTGGGGAAGTTGAACAGGCAGCAGTTGTTGGAGGTGGTGGTGAACTCGAGGGTGGCGCAGACGGCACTGTACTCGAGAGGCTGCTGCGTTTACTCAACGGAGCAATTGGTTTTGCTGAAGAAAATGGCGGAGAAGAAAACGCTGTCGGAACAAGTCCTCTTCGCCTCTCCTCTTCTTTTCTCCTGA